In one Vulgatibacter incomptus genomic region, the following are encoded:
- a CDS encoding TlyA family RNA methyltransferase: MAKRERIDKLLLERGLAETRARAQALVMAGEVLVGDHRVDKPGQLVDPELPIRLKGEGLRYVSRGALKLEGALDTFGIDPAGLRCVDLGASTGGFTDLLLQRGAEAVWAVDVGYGQLHEKLRQDPRVHSFERVNARTVGLEQLGAEPFDLAVMDLSFISLELVLPAARSLVRPGGQLVMLVKPQFEVGPKDVGNGGVVRDPEKRQEAIDRIADFCRGLRLEVRGIVDSPILGPAGNLEALLWAARIDSQES, translated from the coding sequence ATGGCGAAGCGTGAGCGGATCGACAAGCTCCTCCTCGAGCGCGGCCTCGCCGAGACGCGGGCCCGCGCCCAGGCGCTGGTGATGGCGGGCGAGGTGCTGGTCGGCGACCACCGGGTGGACAAGCCCGGGCAGCTCGTCGATCCCGAGCTGCCGATCCGCCTCAAGGGCGAGGGCCTGCGTTACGTCTCTCGCGGCGCGCTCAAGCTCGAGGGGGCGCTGGACACCTTCGGGATCGATCCCGCCGGCCTTCGCTGCGTGGATCTCGGCGCGTCGACGGGCGGCTTCACCGACCTGCTCCTCCAGCGGGGCGCCGAGGCGGTGTGGGCGGTGGACGTGGGCTACGGCCAGCTCCACGAGAAGCTGCGCCAGGATCCGCGGGTGCACTCCTTCGAGAGGGTGAACGCCCGCACCGTGGGCCTGGAGCAGCTGGGCGCCGAGCCGTTCGACCTGGCGGTGATGGACCTCTCCTTCATCTCGCTCGAGCTCGTGCTACCGGCCGCTCGATCGCTCGTCCGCCCTGGCGGGCAGCTCGTGATGCTGGTGAAACCCCAGTTCGAGGTCGGCCCCAAGGACGTAGGAAATGGCGGGGTGGTGCGGGATCCCGAGAAGCGGCAGGAGGCGATCGACCGAATCGCCGATTTCTGCCGGGGCCTTCGACTGGAGGTGCGCGGGATCGTGGACTCTCCGATCCTGGGCCCTG
- the dxs gene encoding 1-deoxy-D-xylulose-5-phosphate synthase, whose amino-acid sequence MSLLEKIDGPEDVKALREDQLPALCAELRDEIITTCAAGNGAHLGASLGAVELVVAMHYVFDSPRDRLVYDVGHQAYAHKLLTGRREAFRSIRKDGGLAGFPERAESEHDAFGVGHASTAISAGLGMIEARRMKSEVGKVVALVGDGSMTGGVAFEGLNQAGYLERDLIVLLNDNEMSISPNVGALSEWFSKKFAGQTFNRWRRNVKEVLHALPHGDSAIEGIRRAIDSSKALLTPGILFEGLGFQYIGPTDGHDVISMVRILRQVAAAEIDGPVVIHCRTTKGKGYAPAESDLRTRGHGLANFEIATGKSVAKKPAVPSYTDFFAEAVSEHMAKDANVIAITAAMLEGTGLIKTKERFPERVYDVGIAEQHAVTFAAGMACEGIRPIVAIYSTFLQRAYDQIIHDVALQNLPVSFALDRGGLVGADGKTHQGLFDIAYLRCIPSMVVMAPADEQELRNMIATSLEIDGPSAYRFPRGSAVGVPASPPQVLEVGKGRVVHPAGPNPDVLIVALGTTVHPAVAAAKSLQAEGIRAVVVDPRFVKPLDADLICDLAAQAGKVVTVEEGCLQGGFGTAVLEALQDRKLYLPVERLGIPDHFVEHGNSDKQKVHYGIDQAGIVAGVRRVLGLPVQLHGAKAS is encoded by the coding sequence CCCCGCGATCGCCTCGTCTACGACGTGGGCCACCAGGCCTACGCCCACAAGCTCCTTACGGGACGCCGCGAGGCCTTCCGCAGCATCCGCAAGGACGGTGGCCTGGCGGGCTTCCCCGAGCGGGCGGAGTCGGAGCACGACGCCTTCGGTGTCGGCCACGCGTCCACGGCGATCTCGGCAGGCCTGGGGATGATCGAGGCCCGCCGGATGAAGTCCGAGGTGGGCAAGGTCGTGGCCCTGGTGGGCGACGGCAGCATGACGGGCGGCGTGGCCTTCGAGGGCCTGAACCAGGCCGGCTACCTGGAGCGCGACCTGATCGTGCTCTTGAACGACAACGAGATGTCGATCAGCCCGAACGTGGGCGCGCTCTCGGAGTGGTTCTCGAAGAAGTTCGCGGGGCAGACCTTCAACCGCTGGCGCCGGAACGTGAAGGAGGTGCTGCACGCGCTCCCCCACGGCGACTCGGCCATCGAGGGGATCCGCCGCGCGATCGACTCCTCGAAGGCGCTGCTCACCCCGGGGATCCTCTTCGAGGGCCTGGGCTTCCAGTACATCGGCCCCACCGACGGCCACGACGTGATCTCGATGGTGCGGATCCTCCGCCAGGTGGCGGCCGCCGAGATCGACGGGCCGGTGGTGATCCACTGCCGGACCACCAAGGGCAAGGGCTACGCCCCGGCGGAAAGCGATCTGCGCACCCGCGGCCACGGCCTGGCGAACTTCGAGATCGCCACGGGCAAGTCGGTGGCCAAGAAGCCCGCGGTGCCCAGCTACACCGACTTCTTCGCGGAGGCCGTGTCCGAGCACATGGCGAAGGACGCGAACGTGATCGCGATCACGGCGGCGATGCTCGAGGGCACGGGCCTGATCAAGACGAAGGAGCGCTTCCCTGAGCGGGTCTACGACGTGGGGATCGCCGAACAGCACGCGGTGACTTTCGCGGCGGGCATGGCCTGCGAGGGAATCAGGCCGATCGTCGCCATCTACTCGACGTTCCTCCAGCGGGCCTACGACCAGATCATCCACGACGTGGCGCTGCAGAACCTCCCGGTCTCGTTCGCGCTGGATCGGGGCGGGCTGGTGGGCGCCGACGGCAAGACGCACCAGGGCCTCTTCGATATCGCTTACCTCCGCTGCATCCCGAGCATGGTGGTGATGGCGCCTGCCGACGAGCAGGAGCTGCGGAACATGATCGCCACGTCGCTCGAGATCGACGGCCCGTCGGCGTACCGCTTCCCCCGAGGTTCGGCGGTGGGCGTGCCGGCCTCGCCGCCTCAGGTCCTCGAGGTGGGCAAGGGCCGCGTAGTGCACCCCGCCGGACCGAACCCGGACGTGCTGATCGTCGCGCTGGGGACGACCGTCCACCCGGCTGTCGCGGCGGCGAAGTCGCTCCAGGCGGAAGGGATCCGCGCGGTGGTGGTGGATCCCCGCTTCGTGAAGCCGCTGGACGCCGACCTCATCTGCGACCTCGCGGCGCAGGCCGGCAAGGTCGTGACGGTGGAGGAGGGCTGCCTCCAGGGCGGCTTCGGCACGGCGGTGCTCGAGGCGCTGCAGGACCGCAAGCTCTACCTGCCGGTGGAGCGGCTGGGCATCCCCGACCACTTCGTGGAGCACGGAAACTCCGACAAGCAGAAGGTCCACTACGGGATCGATCAGGCCGGGATCGTCGCGGGGGTGCGACGGGTGCTGGGTCTCCCGGTGCAGCTCCACGGCGCCAAGGCGAGCTGA